Genomic DNA from Pistricoccus aurantiacus:
CATGCAGATTCAACTCAACGGTGATGTCCATCGGCTGGAAGGTGAACCCACCCTCAGTCAATTGGTGGCTAGTCTCGGGCTCGCCGAACGGCGTATCGCCATCGAAGTCAACGAGGAAATCGTTCCGCGCAGTCGCCACGACGAGACCCGCCTGGAAAACGGCGATCGCGTGGAAATCGTCCATGCCATCGGCGGCGGCTAAGCGCTCGATGGCATTTGCCTGGGCGACGAATGACGCGATTCTCTCGAGTCCTATTTTCAGCCAAGCCTTCCCGGAGTTCCCATGACCGACAAAACAGCTACCCTGAAACCGGGCCCGGACCAGCCCTGGCGAGTCGGCAGCCGCCAGTTCACCTCCCGGCTGCTGGTGGGCACCGGTCGTTACAAGGATTACGACGAAGCGGCGAGCGCCATCGCCGAAAGCGGCACCGAGATCGTCACCTTCGCGGTGCGCCGCACCAATCTGGGCCAGGACCCCAACGAGATCAGTCTGCTCGACGTGATTCCCCCCAGCCGCTACACCCTGCTACCCAACACCGCCGGCTGCTACACCGCAAAAGACGCAGTACGCACCTGCAAGCTGGCCCGGGAGCTGCTCGACGGCCACAACCTGGTCAAGCTCGAGGTGCTGGCGGAGGACAAGACCCTGTATCCCAACGTGGTGGAAACCCTGAAGTCCGCGGAGGCGCTGATCAAGGACGGCTTCGAGGTCATGGTGTACACCAGCGACGACCCCTTGATCGCCAAGGAACTCGAGCGTCTGGGCTGCAGCGCGATCATGCCGCTCGGTTCGCTGATCGGCTCCGGCAACGGCCTGATGAATCCCTACAACCTGCGGCTGATCGTCGAGCATGCGGAAGTGCCGGTGCTGGTGGACGCGGGCATCGGTACCGCCTCGGACGCGGCGATGGCCATGGAGCTTGGCTGTGACGCGGTATTGATGAATTCCGCCATCGCCCATGCCCAACAGCCAGTGCTGATGGCTCGGGCCATGCGCAAGGCCGTCGAAGCGGGGCGCGACGCCTTTCTGGCCAAGCGCATGCCGCGACGCAGCGATGCGGACCCCTCCTCACCGTTCGCGGGACGCATCAATGCATGAAGCTGGTTCCGATAGCGTTAAGCAAGAAGACGCGAAGCAAGGTGATAACAGGCCGCGTGGCATCAAGAGCTACGTGCTGCGCGCCGGGCGCATGACTGCCGCCCAGACCCGCGGCCTGAAGGAAGTCTGGCCGAGGCTGGGGCTGACGTTGGAAGCGGGACGGCAGGAGCCGGAAAGGCTGTTTGGCCGCCGGGCGCCCTTGGTGGTGGAAATCGGCTTCGGCATGGGCGCCTCGCTGATCGAGCAAGCGAGGACGCATCCCGAGTCGGATTTCATCGGCATCGAGGTGCATCCGCCGGGGGTGGGCAAGCTGCTTGATGAAGCAGACAAGCAGGGCCTGACGAACTTGCGGGTCTATCGGGAGGACGCGCTCAAGGTGCTCGCGGAATGTCTGCCGGAATCCAGCATCGATACCCTGCAGCTGTTCTTTCCCGACCCTTGGCCGAAGAAGAAGCATCACAAGCGGCGCATCCTGCAGCCGGCCTTCGTCGAACTGGTGCGTACCCGACTAAAGCCCGGCGGCACGCTGCACATGGCCACGGACTGGCAGGCCTACGCGGAACACATGGTAGAAGTCATGGGCGCGGCGCCGGGCTATCGCAACGTCGCCCCGGCGAAGACCGCGCCTTATGTTTCGCGGCCGGATTTTCGGCCCTTGACCAAGTTCGAGCTGCGCGGCGAGCGCCTGGGCCACGGCGTCTGGGACCTGATCTTCGCCCGAGAGGCGTAGACATTGGCGTTTTGCGGCGGCCGCGATGCCGGCGCCACGCTTTCCTCCACCGGCCGACCCTCTCCGGCCTGACTCTCGTTGTTGGCGTGGGGTCGGCCCAGGCGTGACTTTTTCCCTGCCAGCGCCTGGATCACACCGACGCTGGCGATTCCCATGCCCAGAAAGCCCAGTCCGCCGGGCAGCTCGCCGAACATGACCGCGGTCCAGACAAGGGTTAACGCCGGGGTCAGATAGATCAGCGTCGAGGTGGCTGTCACACCGAGGCGCTTGAGGCTAGTGACGAAGAAGCCGTAGCCGCCGAAGCTAGCCAGGACGATCAGAAAGGCCATTACGCTCAGGTTGTTCAGGGTGAGGGCAGGCATGGCGGGCAAGCCTTCGCCCAGGCCCCAGGAGGCAGCCAGGAAGACCAGGGTCGCCGCCGCCAGCTGTATGGTCAGACGACCTTCCAGCGCCAGCTGAGTCGGACGCTTGGCGCTCAGCATGCTGCCCAGGGTCACCGCGACGACACCAATCAACGGCAAGCCGTAGGCCCAGGGGCTGCCTCCGCCCATGCCTTGCATGTCGTCCAGCACGCATAGCCCCGCTCCCAGGGTGGCAATCGACATGCCGATCCACTGGGTGCGGGAGGAGTATTCTCGTAACCAGAAGGCAGCCAGGGTTGCCGCCATCAGCGGCTGCAAGGCGCCGATCAATGACGCCACCCCGGCGCTGACGCTCTGTTCCACCGCCAGCAGCATGGCCAGCAGATAAATGCCCATGGTCAGGCTGCCGCTGGCGGCTTCCATGAGGATATCGCTGCGGCGCAGACGGCCGCCACGTCCCACCAGCAGGCGTAGCCCCCACCAAAGGGCGATCAAGAGCGTCGCCAGGCCGAAGCGCCAGGTGTAGAGCCCGAGCGGCGAGGTCTCGATACCTACCGCCAGGCGGCTACCCACGAACCCGCTGCTCCAGCACAGCACGAACCCGCTGGCAATGGCGACGCTACCCAGGGTCTTCTTTCCGATAGGCAGCGTCGGCAAGGCGACGCGCAAGTGATGTGGATCGAGCCGGAACACGGGACACCTCCTGATTGGTGAATTTGCCAGACGATTATGAGGCGTCTACGATTTTCAATAAATCGATATTTATTTCAATGAGGGTTCAATATGGCTGAAGTCTCTTCCGCGGCGCTGGATCTCGAGCTATTGCGCACCTTTATCAGCGTGGTGCAGCAGGGCACCCTGGGCGCCGCCGCCGTCCAGCGCAATCGCACCCTGAGCGCGATCAGCATGCAGATCAAGCGCCTGGAGGAAGTTCTCGACACTCGCCTGCTGATTCGCGGCGCTCGGGGCGTGGTGCCGACGCCGGCGGGAGAAGGGTTGTTACGGGAGGCGCGGGAGCTGCTGCGCCAGCACGACAACCTGCTGGCGCGCTTCACCGGGCGCGGTCTCAGCGGCAAGGTACGCTTCGGCTTGCCGGAGGACTATGCCAGCGAGCTGGTGGGACAGATTCTGCCGGAGTTCCTGGCGAGCCATCCGGACGTGCTGATCGAGGCAGTGACCGCCACCAGCGGCGAGTTGGCGGAGCAACTGAAACGCGGCGAACTGGCCCTGGCGGTGGCCCTCGATCAGCCGCATGACCTCAAGGGCGGCGAGCCGCTGTGGAAGACCGCGCCGGTATGGGCCGGGGCCCGGGAGCTGCGCCTGGACGAGTCCCAGCCGTTGGCCCTGGCCTTGCATCCACCCAACTGTCCTTATCGCGCCATTGGCGTGGCTGCCCTGGAGGCAGTGGGGCGGCCTTGGTATCCGGTGTTTACCTGCACCAGCATCAATGCCCTGGAAACCGCCATCGCGGCGGGTCTGGCGATAGGCGTACTGGATCGCCAACGCTTGACCCCGGCGATGCGCGAGCTGGGGGAGACCGAAGGATTGCCACCACTGCAGCCCTGCGAGGCGCAGCTGCATTTCGGCAAACGTATTCCCCGAGGATCCCGGCCGGCGGTGGACGCTCTGGCCGCCCTGGTGCGGGAGCGTTTGCTGCAGCGCGGCCCCTGGCGAGCGCCGGAGCGCAGCGGCTGGATCGTCCCCGGGGAAAACAGCGGTACGCATCATCGTTACAAAAACGCTACCGCAGGAGAAGGCAAGAGTTGATCAGGTGAGAAGGGAACGATAAACCAAAAAAAGCGCCACCCAAGGAGGTGGCGTAAAGACCGTGACTAGCTTGATGAGGAGAAACCATGGCAGTGAACCTGACATTCGCTGCTATGGTAAGTGGCGTCTGGCAAACGCCACCATCACAAGGTAACGATTCTCATTTTCTTCGTCAACACTAATGAGAATATTTTTTATTTGAGTGATGGAATTTTTTTATTACCGCCTCGGTCAGCTGGTAATCTGATTGACATCTTGAAAAACTCCCCTATTTCGATTGGGTCTTTGAGATTGTGTCTTGCACCATGTCCACATCATTGCTTGAACGACGTAAATCCCGCTCGCCTCTCATCAGCTTGATGGTGTTGCTGGGTCTGATTGGCGGGGGGTGTCTGGGCTGGTATCTCGTCGCTCAGCGTCTCCATGGCGGCGACGCCGTGGCCTGGTTCGCCGCCGATTCGTCCTGCAATCTGCACCGGGCACCTTGCACCGCCGAATTGGGCGATAGAGGCCGGCTGAGCTTTTCGATTCCGGGAGACATTCAGCCCTTGGAGAGACTGCCTCTGGAGGTGCGAGTCGAGGGCGTCGAGGCCCAGGCGGTACGGGTGGATTTCGTCGGGCGCGGCATGGACATGGGGCGCTATCGCTTTCCCTTGGAAGAAACCGCGCCGGGCGTTTTTCGAGGGGAGGGGCAGCTGTCGATCTGTACTCGGGAGGTCATGCCCTGGCGAGCCAAGGTGCTGGTCGAGACTGCGTCCGGCACTCGAGGCAGCCGGTTCGATTTCGATGTGGCGGGGAGCTTATGAGAAAAGGACACTATATTGCCTTAGGGCTCGTGGCGGTGCTGCTGCTGGCGGTGAGCCTGGGGCTCTGGCAGTTTCAGCAACGCACCGATCCCGGCGCCGAGGAGCCGCCCGGGGGCGAGATCGCCTTGCCCTCGACCCAGGGCGAGTTCGTGCTGTCGGCGCTCGATGAAGATCAGCTCGCGGTGCTTTATTTCGGCTATACCTATTGCCCGGATATCTGCCCTCTGAGCCTCTCGGTGATGCGCCAGGCGATGTCACGGCTCGGCCCGGAGCGAGCGGAGCGCATCGTGCCGGTATTGATCAGCGTGGATCCGGCGCGCGATAGTCTGGCGCGGCTCGAACAGTACGTGGGGTTCTTCGGCGATGATTTCCTGGGCGTCCGAGGGAGCGAGGAGCAATTGAATGACGTCGCGAAACGCTACGGCGTGGTGTGGCGCAAGGTGTCGTCGGGGCCTGCCGATGACGACTACACCGTCGATCACACCTCATCGCTGTTCGTGGTCGATCGGGAAGGCGAGATTCGCCAGCGAGTTCTCTATTCGCCGACGCCCCAGGCACTGACCGCGGCGCTTGAAATGGAGCTCGCTGAACAAGAAGGGGCTGGCAATGATGGCTGAACACCAAGGCGCGTGATTTACTGCGCCGAACCCTCGGCGTCAGAGGCATGGTCGGCAGAAACATTGTCGGCAGAAACGTTGCCGGATAGACCGGCAAGCTGACGAATCATCCTCATCAGGGCGCCAAGCTGTTCGCCGTCGCGGCTGTCATGCAACGGGCTTGGCTGCCACATGCTTTCCTCATAGCCCCACCAGTCCCAGCAGCCCAGGGGGTTCGGCAAGCTGGGAGTGGCCTGAGGATAAATCACCACCAGGCGGTTGGTGTCCGCCCAGGCATCGAGGCCGCTGTTTCTGACGAACTGCTCGCCGATCTGTTCGCTGCTCATGCGACAGCCGTGCAGTGCCATGACCAGACCACATTCCTTTCCCTGCGCGCAGCTTTCCGGGACGTATAGATAGCCGCGCTCTGCCAGGCCGTCATCGAAGGGCTCCTGATCGAATTCCCGTAGGTTGCCCTGGCGCTCCTCGCTGGGCGCAGCCAGATCGCCATACAGCCAGCCAAGTGCCCGGCCCGCGCCGTCGCTACCGCAGTCCAGCAGGTAAGGAGCTCCTTTGGCCCGGCAGTTCACCAGCAGGGCGGGGTCGTCGATGCGCTCCCTCGCCACCGGCCAGCCATGATTGGCGCCTTCCGCCAGTTCGAGCTTGAGCTGGCTGTCGCTGTCCGTCAGCCAGCGCGAATACTGGCGAGCCAGCGCCGCGCCCAGCTGCGGCTGCACGACCTCGTCGTCCTCGCCCTGCCATAGATAGACTCGCTGCTTCGCCAGCGCATTCGCCTCGCCGAGCAGGTCGCGACGCCGATAGTCCTCCAGGCGAGCATCGAGCTCGGCGAGAGACGGCAGGCCTCGACCGATGGCCATGCACTGACGCAGCGCCCGGCTAAGCTCGCCTTGGGAACAGCCCCAGGGGCCGGCGGCAAAGACGCCCAGGCCACTGAACACCTCGGGATAGGCCACCGCCAGCTGGGTCGCCATATAGCCCCCGGAGGAAACTCCCATCACGCTGATGCGATCCGGGTCGATGTGGAGGCTTTCAAGAGAAGGGGGCTCTTCCTCGGCGAGGGCGGAGGCACAAAGCCCCAGCCCTGCGCTCAGGATCGCGAGTGCGAAATTACGATGCATCGTCCGCATCGACGTCCAGCAGTTCAACCTTGAAGATCAACGTTTCGTTGGGCCCGATGGGACCTTGACCCTGAGCGCCATAACCCAGTTCCGCCGGAATGTAGATCATCCAGGTGGCGCCCGGTTTCATCATCTTGAGCGCTTCCTGCCAGCCTTCGATGACCTGACCGACTCGGAAGCTCACCGGTTCGCCGCGCTGGTAGGAACTGTCGAAGACGGTGTCGTCGAGCAGCTTGCCTTCGTAGTGCACCTCGACGGTGGAGTCCTCGTTCGGTGACTCGCCTTCGCCTTCTTCCAGCACCTTGTATTGCAGCCCGGAATCCGTGACCTTGACGTCCTCCTTGTCGGCGTTTTCCGCCAAAAACTTCTCGCCGGCGGCAAGGTTGGCGGCAGCCTCTTCCTCCGACTTGGCGCGCTGCTCTTCCATGGCCTGCTGCTGGAATTGCTGCAAAGTCGCGGCCATCTCTTCTTCGCTCATGGCCAGGTCGTCACCGGCATAGACATCCTTGATGGCTTGAGTGAAGGAATCGAGGTTCAAGTCCGCTACGTCCTGCTTCAGGCTTTGCCCAAGGGTAACCCCCAGGCTGTAGCCGAGCTTTTCCTGATCGCTTTCCGGGGCAGCCAGCACCCAGGGGGCGGCGCTTAGAAACGTACCGAGAACGGCGACACATACCAGTCTCTTCATGAAAGATCCTTAACTCGTTGCGATGGGAAGACCTGTCGGACTTCTTCGAGGCCTTTGGGTTCCGCTGCTGACTGCTTACGTTTATACCATCAAGCTGGGGCGACAGACCATGCCGAGACCCGCACTCACCCGGTCGAACGGGATTTTTCAGGCGCTGCGTTGATTTGACATTAGTAGGGCTATGCTCTTTTCTGAAACTACATCAACAACACAGGGAATTGCCATGAAGTTGCGCAAACTCGTTATCAGCATGACCGCACTCGGGCTGGCCGGCATGGCCGCCTCGGCTAACGCCGAAACCTGGCGTTTCGGACTTGAGGAGATTGAAGGCAGCGTTCAGCACGGCTATGCCGAAGAGTTCAAGCGGCTGATCGAGGAAAAGAGCGACGGCGATGTTACCGTTCAGTTGCTGCCTTACGGCAAGTGGGGATCCGACTACTCGACCCTCTACGATGCGATTCAAAGCGGCTCCATTCCGATTGGTTTCGGTTCCGGTTTTCTCGGCGGCACCGTACCGGAAAGCCAGTTGATGAGCTTGAACTTCGTCATGCCGGAAGATCAGCTTGAAACCGCCAAGATACTCAATTCCGACGCCTTCATGAAAAGCGATGCCTGGCAGCAGGCATACCGCAATCGCGGCCTGGTACCGCTGGCCGCGTTGCCTGAAGGCTATCAGGTATGGACCGCCAACCGCGAGATTCG
This window encodes:
- a CDS encoding FKBP-type peptidyl-prolyl cis-trans isomerase, whose product is MKRLVCVAVLGTFLSAAPWVLAAPESDQEKLGYSLGVTLGQSLKQDVADLNLDSFTQAIKDVYAGDDLAMSEEEMAATLQQFQQQAMEEQRAKSEEEAAANLAAGEKFLAENADKEDVKVTDSGLQYKVLEEGEGESPNEDSTVEVHYEGKLLDDTVFDSSYQRGEPVSFRVGQVIEGWQEALKMMKPGATWMIYIPAELGYGAQGQGPIGPNETLIFKVELLDVDADDAS
- the trmB gene encoding tRNA (guanosine(46)-N7)-methyltransferase TrmB, with the protein product MHEAGSDSVKQEDAKQGDNRPRGIKSYVLRAGRMTAAQTRGLKEVWPRLGLTLEAGRQEPERLFGRRAPLVVEIGFGMGASLIEQARTHPESDFIGIEVHPPGVGKLLDEADKQGLTNLRVYREDALKVLAECLPESSIDTLQLFFPDPWPKKKHHKRRILQPAFVELVRTRLKPGGTLHMATDWQAYAEHMVEVMGAAPGYRNVAPAKTAPYVSRPDFRPLTKFELRGERLGHGVWDLIFAREA
- a CDS encoding thiazole synthase translates to MTDKTATLKPGPDQPWRVGSRQFTSRLLVGTGRYKDYDEAASAIAESGTEIVTFAVRRTNLGQDPNEISLLDVIPPSRYTLLPNTAGCYTAKDAVRTCKLARELLDGHNLVKLEVLAEDKTLYPNVVETLKSAEALIKDGFEVMVYTSDDPLIAKELERLGCSAIMPLGSLIGSGNGLMNPYNLRLIVEHAEVPVLVDAGIGTASDAAMAMELGCDAVLMNSAIAHAQQPVLMARAMRKAVEAGRDAFLAKRMPRRSDADPSSPFAGRINA
- a CDS encoding DMT family transporter, with product MFRLDPHHLRVALPTLPIGKKTLGSVAIASGFVLCWSSGFVGSRLAVGIETSPLGLYTWRFGLATLLIALWWGLRLLVGRGGRLRRSDILMEAASGSLTMGIYLLAMLLAVEQSVSAGVASLIGALQPLMAATLAAFWLREYSSRTQWIGMSIATLGAGLCVLDDMQGMGGGSPWAYGLPLIGVVAVTLGSMLSAKRPTQLALEGRLTIQLAAATLVFLAASWGLGEGLPAMPALTLNNLSVMAFLIVLASFGGYGFFVTSLKRLGVTATSTLIYLTPALTLVWTAVMFGELPGGLGFLGMGIASVGVIQALAGKKSRLGRPHANNESQAGEGRPVEESVAPASRPPQNANVYASRAKIRSQTPWPRRSPRSSNLVKGRKSGRET
- the thiS gene encoding sulfur carrier protein ThiS; amino-acid sequence: MQIQLNGDVHRLEGEPTLSQLVASLGLAERRIAIEVNEEIVPRSRHDETRLENGDRVEIVHAIGGG
- a CDS encoding LysR family transcriptional regulator, which encodes MAEVSSAALDLELLRTFISVVQQGTLGAAAVQRNRTLSAISMQIKRLEEVLDTRLLIRGARGVVPTPAGEGLLREARELLRQHDNLLARFTGRGLSGKVRFGLPEDYASELVGQILPEFLASHPDVLIEAVTATSGELAEQLKRGELALAVALDQPHDLKGGEPLWKTAPVWAGARELRLDESQPLALALHPPNCPYRAIGVAALEAVGRPWYPVFTCTSINALETAIAAGLAIGVLDRQRLTPAMRELGETEGLPPLQPCEAQLHFGKRIPRGSRPAVDALAALVRERLLQRGPWRAPERSGWIVPGENSGTHHRYKNATAGEGKS
- a CDS encoding SCO family protein, translated to MRKGHYIALGLVAVLLLAVSLGLWQFQQRTDPGAEEPPGGEIALPSTQGEFVLSALDEDQLAVLYFGYTYCPDICPLSLSVMRQAMSRLGPERAERIVPVLISVDPARDSLARLEQYVGFFGDDFLGVRGSEEQLNDVAKRYGVVWRKVSSGPADDDYTVDHTSSLFVVDREGEIRQRVLYSPTPQALTAALEMELAEQEGAGNDG
- a CDS encoding extracellular catalytic domain type 2 short-chain-length polyhydroxyalkanoate depolymerase; the protein is MHRNFALAILSAGLGLCASALAEEEPPSLESLHIDPDRISVMGVSSGGYMATQLAVAYPEVFSGLGVFAAGPWGCSQGELSRALRQCMAIGRGLPSLAELDARLEDYRRRDLLGEANALAKQRVYLWQGEDDEVVQPQLGAALARQYSRWLTDSDSQLKLELAEGANHGWPVARERIDDPALLVNCRAKGAPYLLDCGSDGAGRALGWLYGDLAAPSEERQGNLREFDQEPFDDGLAERGYLYVPESCAQGKECGLVMALHGCRMSSEQIGEQFVRNSGLDAWADTNRLVVIYPQATPSLPNPLGCWDWWGYEESMWQPSPLHDSRDGEQLGALMRMIRQLAGLSGNVSADNVSADHASDAEGSAQ